The sequence AGCAAAGTAAAAAGCAGATTCAGAATTTAAAAAAAAGAATTATGGACATTCTAGTTGCCCCATCTTCCAAAGATTCCGTTTTTACAGGAATGAATAAAATTTTCGAGTACCAATCGGATTTGAATCTAAATCGTGGTAATAAACTAAAATATACAGTCCGTAAATTAGCAAGAAAGAGATTTGCGTTAGGGTTTCCTCCTCGAAAGGATTCTGAAATATCATTAGGTGATGCTATAAATTGGGAGTGGATTATATATTGTGCCAAAGAGAAATCTGCAGATGTCATTATAGTTTCACGGGATTCAGATTTCGGTATTTCATATGAAAATCATACCGTCATTAATGATTGGTTGCATAAAGAATTCAAAGAACGAGTTGGCTATAAAAAAATAATATTAAGTAATAAGTTAACAGAAGGACTTAAATTTATTGATGTCTCGCTTTCTGAGAAAGCCAAAAATTTTGATGCTGAAGTGCAAAAGGAATACTCAAAGAGTACTCCTGAGGATCTTTTGCGAATTAGCCCAGTTGCTTACAATCGCTTATTAGATACGTTAAATCCCTTGGACGACTAGGTTGCAACGTCGTCTAACTTTCGGCTCTGACGCTGCGCTTCGAGATTGCTTCGCAACTCTCGCTTGGGCTATGCCACATTTCGCTTTGTCACTCGTTTTGCTGAGCAAAACTCGCGCCAAGTGCTTACGCACTCGCGAAACGTCGTCAAGCCTTGGTCGTTATGCGCAATCGTGCGAAATACTAAATTAATATGTCAATAAAGATACAAGCAATAGAAGAAGCTCTTTCGGTTTCATATGTTAGTG is a genomic window of Leptospira langatensis containing:
- a CDS encoding PIN domain-containing protein, whose amino-acid sequence is MTQNIKPKLLFVDTNILLDFYRVRDSKVSKELINKLIQSKDKLILTEQVEMEFKKNRQKAILETIKSIKSPNWDGLIIPPIMEDSDPSRVLNKTREQSKKQIQNLKKRIMDILVAPSSKDSVFTGMNKIFEYQSDLNLNRGNKLKYTVRKLARKRFALGFPPRKDSEISLGDAINWEWIIYCAKEKSADVIIVSRDSDFGISYENHTVINDWLHKEFKERVGYKKIILSNKLTEGLKFIDVSLSEKAKNFDAEVQKEYSKSTPEDLLRISPVAYNRLLDTLNPLDD